A single genomic interval of Candidatus Bathyarchaeota archaeon harbors:
- the gcvH gene encoding glycine cleavage system protein GcvH, with protein sequence MVKVNDTEVPEGLQYTKDYEWVKIEDNKARIGVTDYAQKQLREIVYAELPAQGDTITQNEPYGTVESVKAVSDLIAPLSGTIEQVNTEVQNRPELLNEDPYNKGWLLVIAPSNLDAELKNLMNTEQSAEWHKSLIEKG encoded by the coding sequence GTGGTAAAAGTAAATGACACAGAAGTCCCAGAAGGACTACAATACACAAAAGACTACGAATGGGTGAAAATCGAAGATAACAAAGCACGTATAGGCGTAACAGACTACGCCCAAAAACAATTGCGCGAGATCGTCTACGCAGAACTACCCGCACAAGGCGACACAATAACGCAAAACGAACCCTACGGCACAGTAGAATCCGTCAAAGCAGTGTCAGATCTCATAGCACCCTTAAGTGGTACAATCGAACAGGTAAACACAGAAGTGCAAAACCGTCCAGAACTCCTTAACGAAGACCCCTACAACAAAGGCTGGCTACTCGTAATAGCCCCAAGCAACTTGGATGCAGAGCTTAAAAACTTGATGAATACGGAACAGTCGGCTGAATGGCACAAATCCCTAATTGAAAAAGGCTAA
- a CDS encoding FAD/NAD(P)-binding protein yields MSNPYIPNLAVIRKITTENEVNDIKTFELVFQDPEAMKKFKYRCGQFAEISVFGAGECPLGIASSPMDEGYIQFTIKKVGVVTTALHNCEEGTVIGVRGPYGNGFPLERMEGRNVVIVGGGFAFTTLRSLTKFILHEVNRDRFRGLTVIYGARNPGELAYKYDLEAWGKRDDINLNVTIDRAVPGWTGLVGFVPAVLKETAPSSENAIAIVCGPPIMIKFTMPVLNELGFPPEEVFLSLEMRMKCGIGKCGRCNIGDKFVCKDGPVFAYKELAMMPKEY; encoded by the coding sequence ATGAGTAATCCGTACATCCCAAACCTTGCGGTCATCAGAAAAATCACAACAGAAAATGAAGTGAATGACATAAAGACGTTTGAGCTTGTTTTCCAAGATCCAGAAGCGATGAAGAAGTTCAAGTACAGATGTGGCCAGTTCGCAGAGATTTCTGTCTTCGGCGCCGGAGAATGTCCCTTAGGTATAGCCTCATCGCCCATGGACGAAGGTTACATCCAGTTCACCATTAAAAAGGTCGGGGTTGTGACCACAGCCCTGCACAACTGCGAAGAGGGAACAGTAATAGGGGTCAGAGGACCATACGGCAACGGGTTCCCACTGGAGAGAATGGAAGGCCGCAATGTTGTCATTGTCGGAGGAGGCTTCGCTTTCACAACGCTAAGGTCTCTAACAAAATTCATTCTTCACGAAGTCAACAGAGATAGGTTCAGAGGCTTAACAGTTATCTACGGAGCCCGCAACCCAGGTGAACTCGCCTATAAATACGACCTTGAAGCTTGGGGAAAGAGGGATGATATTAACCTTAACGTGACCATAGACAGAGCTGTTCCTGGCTGGACTGGATTAGTGGGCTTTGTCCCGGCCGTTCTCAAGGAGACCGCTCCAAGCTCAGAGAACGCTATCGCAATTGTCTGCGGTCCACCCATAATGATAAAGTTCACCATGCCAGTTCTTAACGAGCTCGGCTTCCCTCCCGAGGAAGTATTTCTATCCCTCGAGATGAGGATGAAGTGTGGCATCGGAAAGTGTGGAAGGTGTAACATAGGAGACAAGTTTGTGTGCAAAGATGGCCCGGTCTTCGCCTACAAAGAACTTGCGATGATGCCGAAAGAGTACTGA